In Diabrotica undecimpunctata isolate CICGRU chromosome 9, icDiaUnde3, whole genome shotgun sequence, the DNA window GTGAGCCGAACAAGGCAAAAACATTGCTCTGGgattaatttttagaatttgaGCTTGAAGGCCCACATGCTAGCCAGACATATTTGCCCCATTTGCCTCATGTCATCaaggtttatttcaaattttgataatatttcttcttttaaaaaattgaagagcCCTTCTCCTGtagtatttaaaactttgaaaaacccagaaagtgttctctaatttcgacttCATATGGAGAACAATAAACGAAGCGAATTATGACCGTCAGCTGCTCAACATGGCTAGCATCTGGAGATTCATCCAAAATAATTGAGCAATATTTTGCTGTTCTGAGGCAACTCAGAATTTCTTTCTGAATATTTCTTgacaataaatgaattaattcattttggaagtGATTGCTTAGGTAATGAGGCATATTTCGGCACAACCCTTTAGACCTTCGAATATTGCTCAGGTGTTCCATCATAATTGGATCGAATTTAGCAATCATTTCaactaatttcaaaaaattgccaTTATTAGTCTCATAAAGATTCGTACTGTCACCCCTAAAAGCTAAATTTTAGCCAGGTAAATACTGCACAATacaaatcattcttttaatgatttcACGCCATCTCTGTTtttcaatttcataatatttttgttgctctTTATCAATAGTACATTCTTTACTCAAACACGGCGAGCGGCATTAGACGGCGCGTCGTGTGCTGGCACTAATAAAATTGTAGGGTGGGaatttaattagtaattttgGTATTATAATAGGGAATAGCAATCGGATGAAGTGATTGCTTTAGCGCTTACCGGGAAAATACTGAACACtgacttttttgttttagaagtgagaatatttttgtaatggtAACCAAATATTTGGCGCCCCTAAAATTTAGCGCCTGCGTGCGGGGCATTCATTGCATACCCGCCAGGAACGGCCCTGGACATTGACCAACAAACGGGCACTCAATAAAGACATGTCGAAAGCTGTGAGAAGAGATATTAGGAAATTTAAACATCACAAAATCGTACAGACTATAGAGCAAAACAGGAGCATCAAGGTAATGAGACAAAAAATGGCGACAAGTAGAAAAGAAATTTTCCAGCTTAGGAATAAGGAGGGTGAAGTAACAACAGACAGACAGAAAATACTTGAAATAGTCGAAGAATTCTACACAATATTATACACAAACCAAACTAACAATAACGTAAATGAAGACGGTAGACAAAAGGTTCAAAACCAGGGATCTGAGGACATTCCAGAAATTACTCAAGATGAGATACAATACGcactcaaaaaaatgaaaaacaacaaggcGCCAggagatgatggaatagttacagAAGCTTTAAAACTTGGCGGAACTTCTCTTCTGAAAAAAATACGAGACCTCTTCAATCTCTGCTTGTAAAGTCAAAAAATTCCTATAGCTTGGAATGACTCCATTATAATTCTTCTGCATGGAAAGGGTGATAACATGAACCTAGAAAATTACAGGCCAATTTCTCTACTCAACCATTTATACAAACTGTACACCAGAATAATAACCAATCGATTGGAAGCAAAATTTGAGCTATATCAGCCAagagaacaggctggttttcgccCCAACTATGGTACAAATGACCACCTACAGTGCATAAAAGTCTTGATTGAAAAATCAATTGAATACAATAGACCTCTAGTTCTTTATTTATAGACTTCCATAAAGCGTTTGATACTATCGAACTACCCGCACTTTTAAAGGCATTGGAAGAGTGTCgaattgatcataggtacaccaatattatagaaaatatatacagaaatgcTACAACAACTATAAATCTGCACGGCCCTACCAATAAGATACATATCAGGAGAGGTATTCGACAGGTATTTTTCATTACTGTACTTGAACATGCTTTAAAGTCACTGAAATGGGAAAGTAAAGTGAGATGCTTAGTCATCTACGATTcgcagatgatattgttctgatttCAGATGACCTAAAGGCTGCCAGTGATATGTTGAATGAACTCAGCGATGCAGCACGTAAAGTAGGTCCAAATATTAACTaccaaaagacaaaaatgatgactAATTTAGTTCCGAGTCATCGTTTAAGGGTAGAAGACGTCGAAATTGAAATTGTTGACagctacatataccttggacatacTGTAAAAATTAGCAGAGATAATCAAACTGCTGAGCTGCTAAGAAGAATAACACTGGGATGGGCAGTATATGGAAActgcgtgatatttttaaaggtgaTATACCTATCAGCTTAAAAAGAAGAGCCTTTAATCAGTGTGTCCTGCCTGTTCTTACATATGGCGCAGAGACACCCTAACAAGGACATCTACACGAAAACTACAAGTGACGCAACGTAGAATGGAAAGATTATTGTTAGTCATAACGTTGCGAGATATGtgtaagaaacgaagaaatccgtagaaaaagtggtgtagaagacattataaaacacatagccaaaattaaatgaaggtgggcaggacacgtcgctagaatgaaggataataggtggaccaaaaaaatcttggagtgAAGACCGAAGgcggatagacgaaacccgggaagaccactcacaagatggactgacgacataaagagaatttgtaccaactggattgcagcagcacaagatagatctgaatggaggtttttcgaggaggcctatgttcagcagtggacgactatggcctgatgatgatgatgggtttggcatttcagcataaATAGACTTGACGCCGAACAATGCTTCCAAAtggtacaaattaattttgaaaattgtggttcaGTTCGAAATATGTATCGCGCACTACAACCATTATATGATTAACATAATAGTCCATCAACCATCACGCCACGTCAAACAGTTTTTGCACCACGTTTGCTCTAACTGGtaatatgcatccacagacaTGTCGTAGAGCATAGAAGAACttgttgctgctgtagagcgtagcTTACAGGAAAAcgcgaatcagtctttttgccaTCGTGTATAGAAGTTGGATACGTCTAAGATCTTGCTTGCGCGCTTACAACATCCAACTCATGCAAGAAATAAAGGTACATCATCACCTAGCAACGCGTAGATTCGTAGATTCGGTGAGTGGCTGCAAAACGAGATTGCCTTTAATAATTCCGATGGCTACGTCAACAAGCAAAAGTGTCCtatttggagttaagataatCAACAAATGTATGTTGGGAAACCATTACTTCCAGAAAAACTGACTctttggtgtgctttatggtctggtggaATCTTTGAATCATACTTCTTAAAAaacgatgctggccagaacgATACAGTCAATAGTGACCGCTATAAAGCCATAATTACTGCCTCTTTTATTCGCCAATTGAAAAACCATGACGTGCAGGAGCTGTTGTTTCAATAAGACGGCGCagcatgtcacacagctcgtgccacaattgatttattgaaggaaacgtttgataaccgcatagtttcacgtttcgaACCGTGAATTGGTCTCCAAGATCGAGCGATTTAACACTGCTAGACTATTTTTTGTGAGGATATGTGAAGGTCGTCTACGACAATAAGcatgaaacgattgaccacttAGAGGACAATTTGcagcgttattgccgatatatggcgtcaaatattggaaaaagtgatcgaaaattaggcctccagattagactacgttAGAGCCAGCCCTGACGGTcgtatgccagaaatcatattggAATAATAATGCCAAAAGATAAAGTCGAAGATCAGAACAAATAGAGTCATTTTCctgtcaatttataaaaatcatcaCGTCACTTTTAATACAGCATAAGAATACTGCATATTAgtccagtctggttaaaaaaaaaggtggaaaaatgtttcgcagatatctgaagcttttaggacataggtgggggatactagatgatgaatagatgaaaagatactcctagttttaccttgcgtttttttaagcaataatttatgttcacaatttgattttttgtctataaattttttcccttatattttgaataaacaatatttatgtcatttttttatgtcaagaatatctttattttctggtttttttaattaaaattgataaataatttacagagatatttgcaaaaaagcagtttttttacactaatttataaattttattaatttttttattaacaaaataaaatggtattaatacatttaaacatcaaggaattaccatcttttagatgtGTGCAAAATTTCCCCCcaatcagtcaaatattttataagttatttaatttgtttatccctgaggctaattatttaaactattgagcttgccctatgcatgatgctagacaccttcagcaaatttcataggattctttaaggcatagactatctcagaagttaaatgcatattgagttttcatcgaaattatttacaaaataaacgtttgaaaaaggggtatgttttttacttataaacaattgtaataacttctatattttccAAGCTAcggacttgtacgtacaaccattggatagctggtaaaaaagctcacattaaaaaataaaaaaccttctatgaccaataggaactaagttagtgactatttttttaaaaataatatctccattgtttataaacattaagaagtaaaatttgcacaaattttgaatgaaaatctaaactttatattgaaatttatagctataaaatttatctaatttttcgaaacgacggtactttcgaaagatcgacataggaaagtggagaggatatgtGTTTcatctccgtttttttttcggcatcggaacttcaaattgcaacacgtaggaaaaatttacattatctcggcttcctttgcagctgcaagcctcttttttttattctggggtagctcgtcgaaatatgaataactacatagttttcactggccagaaaatatgggaaaactcggaaaaattcagtccatttgaaattcaccctaaatacttacttttttttaatttgctcgaatagtctgtcgcaatattaataatgatgacataattttcaccccccataaatctcggaaaatcccggaaaatcaacatatgttttttcattttatatcaatgatgtatacttatatattttatataatactgttgtgaatttattaattgttaagtctttaatttataatgtcttgttcttatcttaattcattaaaaagcacaatgactgatatttatttattttcactaaacatacataatttattaaaaagcgaacgtaacattttatcgcgagcgcgtcgtccgaattaactgtgtcttccaaataaagttccgttattatataccagtgccgttatctcgaatcgtctaaaaccttcgatggcgaaacggtaaaagcaaactggatttccctcgcatcgcttctggaaggtcgctcaggtaaatcgaggcctctcgtaaactctacaacatattagattaaaaacatgttttaaaggttaaaactatgactcatatttttacgtaacattgcccccctctcaaaagatggttcctcctggaaccttgt includes these proteins:
- the LOC140451260 gene encoding uncharacterized protein, with the translated sequence MSKAVRRDIRKFKHHKIVQTIEQNRSIKVMRQKMATSRKEIFQLRNKEGEVTTDRQKILEIVEEFYTILYTNQTNNNVNEDGRQKVQNQGSEDIPEITQDEIQYALKKMKNNKAPGDDGIVTEALKLGGTSLLKKIRDLFNLCL